The Lacipirellula parvula genome window below encodes:
- a CDS encoding PEP-CTERM sorting domain-containing protein, which yields MTRLLRFSAALACALTLAASYAAPQAKAVGIDAYQPTRNFTLPAGGDSSGGNVLFDALPDGRLLLLNGVNVSVETAPKSGAFNALGDIPGFSLMSWGPGFLAVSPDGTRAAAGSNAGGTIAVFETANPASVTIFNGDDFAGEWIDNRYLAIANGMSGPRVEILDTQTATMTPVITNIGGASAGVAIDAAGNLYTGNGYGYNTGGSSTGWIKAFAAGDWQNALATNTPLNFEATGTPVADLLSAYPFGFDGSGNMFVGGADFFGGSNDKGYAALISASAVADALANPQAAPPINGNSPASVLRKIASPQETLDSLQPPTWNYNAGTGELLLGYYQNGAVTAYAVPEPATLLLVAAAGTFGLLMRRRSRCLAIALLVLTAAPMAVEASPYDAFDFSDVDYWVGTGSNRAALVVDFYYPTGNASYVWGYQWDGTATGEQMFRAIAGTTLVRERDGGSELGTYSGSDSRLYLRASSFGGGLGNSTFGIGYDVDGDGGSFVSSFEGVETGAATDSDDYYREGWFTGYWSYWISDPSAPAWGYSGLGFSGRELTNGSWDGWSYVDFTTGDSGTPAVPTPAQVPEPAAFALAASVALAMFTIRRRK from the coding sequence ATGACGAGACTTCTACGATTCAGTGCGGCGCTCGCATGCGCCCTCACGCTCGCGGCGAGCTACGCCGCTCCGCAAGCGAAGGCCGTCGGCATCGACGCCTACCAGCCGACGCGCAACTTCACCCTCCCCGCCGGCGGCGACAGTTCGGGCGGCAACGTCCTGTTCGACGCCCTTCCCGACGGCCGGCTCCTGTTGCTCAATGGCGTGAACGTCTCCGTCGAGACGGCTCCCAAGAGCGGCGCCTTCAACGCGCTCGGCGACATCCCCGGCTTTTCGTTGATGTCCTGGGGCCCCGGCTTCCTCGCCGTGTCGCCTGATGGAACCCGCGCCGCAGCCGGCAGCAACGCGGGCGGTACGATTGCCGTCTTCGAAACCGCTAATCCCGCGAGCGTCACCATTTTCAACGGCGATGACTTCGCTGGCGAGTGGATCGACAACCGCTACCTCGCCATCGCCAATGGCATGTCGGGCCCGCGGGTCGAGATCCTCGACACGCAAACCGCCACGATGACCCCGGTGATTACCAACATCGGCGGCGCCTCGGCCGGCGTTGCGATCGACGCGGCCGGCAACCTCTACACCGGCAACGGCTATGGTTACAACACGGGCGGCAGTTCGACCGGGTGGATCAAAGCCTTCGCCGCCGGCGATTGGCAAAACGCCCTCGCGACGAACACCCCGCTCAACTTCGAAGCCACCGGCACGCCGGTCGCTGACTTGCTCTCGGCCTACCCCTTCGGTTTCGATGGCTCGGGCAACATGTTCGTCGGCGGCGCCGATTTCTTCGGCGGTTCGAACGACAAAGGCTACGCAGCACTGATCAGCGCGAGCGCCGTCGCCGACGCATTGGCCAATCCGCAAGCCGCGCCGCCGATCAATGGGAACTCGCCGGCAAGCGTGCTGCGTAAGATCGCCAGCCCGCAGGAGACGCTCGATTCGCTCCAACCGCCGACGTGGAATTACAACGCCGGCACCGGCGAGTTGCTTCTCGGCTACTACCAGAACGGTGCGGTAACTGCCTACGCCGTGCCGGAGCCCGCGACACTGCTACTCGTGGCCGCGGCCGGGACCTTTGGTTTGCTGATGCGTCGCCGGTCGCGTTGCTTGGCGATCGCCCTGTTGGTGCTGACGGCTGCCCCGATGGCGGTCGAGGCCTCCCCTTACGACGCGTTCGATTTCAGCGACGTCGACTACTGGGTCGGCACGGGCAGCAACCGCGCAGCGCTGGTCGTCGACTTCTATTACCCCACGGGCAATGCGAGCTACGTCTGGGGCTACCAATGGGACGGCACGGCGACAGGCGAGCAGATGTTTCGCGCGATCGCCGGCACGACCCTCGTGCGTGAACGCGACGGCGGCTCAGAGTTGGGCACGTACTCAGGGAGCGATAGTCGCCTCTACCTGCGGGCGAGTTCCTTCGGCGGCGGCCTCGGCAACTCGACCTTCGGCATCGGCTACGACGTCGACGGCGACGGCGGCTCGTTCGTTTCGAGTTTCGAAGGCGTCGAGACGGGCGCCGCGACCGACAGCGACGACTACTACCGCGAAGGTTGGTTCACCGGTTACTGGAGCTACTGGATCTCCGACCCCTCCGCCCCGGCGTGGGGCTATTCGGGCCTTGGCTTCTCGGGTCGCGAACTGACCAACGGTTCGTGGGATGGCTGGAGCTACGTCGATTTCACAACCGGCGACAGCGGAACGCCGGCCGTGCCGACGCCCGCCCAAGTCCCCGAGCCAGCCGCGTTCGCGCTCGCCGCCTCCGTCGCCTTGGCGATGTTCACCATTCGCCGACGCAAGTAG
- the thiC gene encoding phosphomethylpyrimidine synthase ThiC produces the protein MAEPITQFEHARAGNITREMNYVAERESLPAETIREELAAGRMVIPANIVHAAGRLEPMAIGIAARCKVNANIGNSAVTSDIDGELEKLHTAVHYGADTVMDLSTGKNIDGIRKAIIEASPVPIGTVPIYQMLEQLGGDIEEMRPQHFLDMVEHQAKQGVDYMTVHCGVKMEHLHLTMGRTTGIVSRGGSLIAKWMMAHKKQNPLYEHFEDLCDIMRQYDVTWSLGDGLRPGSLADASDKAQFAELDVLGELTRRGWARGTQVMVEGPGHIPMDEVAMNVERQIEVCDGAPFYVLGPLVTDFAPGYDHITSCIGAALAGWAGAAMLCYVTPKEHLGLPEQEDVKQGMIAYKIAAHAADIARKRKGARDRDDALSKARFEFDWNKQFELSLDPETARRYHDETLPQDTFKSAHFCSMCGPKYCSMKITQDIREMAKKGELVELSEPVAK, from the coding sequence ATGGCTGAACCGATCACCCAGTTCGAGCATGCCCGCGCCGGCAACATCACCCGCGAGATGAACTACGTCGCCGAGCGCGAGTCGCTGCCGGCCGAAACCATTCGCGAGGAATTGGCGGCGGGCCGGATGGTGATTCCGGCGAACATCGTCCACGCGGCTGGCCGGCTCGAACCGATGGCGATCGGCATCGCCGCCCGCTGCAAGGTGAACGCTAACATCGGCAACTCGGCCGTTACGAGCGACATCGACGGCGAGCTCGAAAAACTCCACACCGCGGTCCACTACGGCGCCGACACGGTGATGGATCTGTCGACCGGAAAGAACATCGACGGCATTCGCAAGGCGATTATCGAAGCCTCGCCGGTGCCGATTGGCACGGTGCCGATTTACCAGATGCTCGAGCAGCTGGGCGGCGACATCGAAGAGATGCGGCCGCAGCACTTCCTCGACATGGTCGAGCATCAGGCGAAGCAGGGCGTCGACTACATGACGGTCCACTGCGGCGTGAAGATGGAACACCTCCACCTGACGATGGGCCGCACCACCGGCATCGTGAGCCGCGGCGGTTCGCTGATCGCCAAGTGGATGATGGCCCACAAGAAGCAGAACCCGCTGTACGAGCACTTCGAAGACTTGTGCGACATCATGCGGCAGTACGACGTGACCTGGAGCCTCGGCGACGGCCTGCGGCCGGGGTCGCTGGCCGACGCGAGCGACAAGGCGCAGTTCGCGGAGCTCGACGTGCTGGGCGAACTGACCCGCCGCGGCTGGGCCCGCGGCACGCAGGTGATGGTCGAAGGGCCAGGCCATATCCCGATGGACGAAGTGGCGATGAACGTCGAACGGCAAATCGAAGTCTGCGACGGCGCGCCGTTCTACGTGCTCGGGCCGCTGGTGACTGACTTCGCGCCGGGTTACGACCACATCACCAGCTGCATTGGCGCGGCCCTGGCCGGTTGGGCAGGGGCGGCGATGCTTTGCTACGTGACGCCGAAGGAACATCTTGGCCTGCCGGAGCAGGAAGACGTCAAGCAGGGGATGATCGCTTACAAGATTGCGGCGCACGCGGCCGACATCGCCCGGAAGCGCAAGGGCGCCCGCGATCGCGACGACGCGCTGTCGAAGGCGCGGTTCGAATTTGACTGGAACAAGCAGTTCGAGCTGTCGCTCGATCCGGAAACGGCCCGCCGCTACCACGACGAGACGCTGCCGCAGGATACGTTCAAGAGCGCGCACTTCTGCAGCATGTGCGGGCCGAAGTATTGCTCGATGAAGATTACGCAGGATATTCGCGAGATGGCGAAGAAGGGCGAGTTGGTCGAGCTTTCGGAGCCCGTGGCGAAGTAG
- a CDS encoding heavy-metal-associated domain-containing protein: MKRLAWLGAALLAVGCGTSSVDVAKTGDESATVVTVAKFNEAGAPTVDFSVPGMHCESCVAHVEGILAAQPGVKDVEVDLDSLTAKVAVDDKAFDGDKAVAALVDMQFDDAKVITADAAAAAKAKAKEQATAPAEEAPATPAEEAAKS, translated from the coding sequence ATGAAACGGTTAGCTTGGTTGGGTGCGGCGCTGTTGGCAGTTGGTTGCGGCACGTCGTCGGTTGACGTAGCGAAGACTGGCGACGAGAGCGCGACCGTTGTGACAGTGGCCAAGTTTAATGAAGCAGGAGCGCCGACCGTCGACTTCAGCGTGCCGGGGATGCACTGCGAATCGTGCGTTGCCCATGTCGAGGGCATTCTGGCTGCTCAACCGGGCGTGAAAGACGTCGAGGTCGATCTCGATTCGCTGACCGCGAAGGTGGCGGTCGACGACAAGGCGTTCGACGGCGACAAGGCCGTCGCGGCGCTCGTCGACATGCAGTTCGACGACGCGAAGGTGATCACCGCCGACGCGGCGGCCGCTGCAAAGGCCAAGGCGAAGGAGCAAGCGACGGCTCCTGCCGAGGAAGCGCCGGCTACGCCAGCTGAAGAAGCGGCGAAAAGCTAA
- the xseB gene encoding exodeoxyribonuclease VII small subunit, producing MAKKKPEAEAEQLTFEQSLAELEQIVAKLEGGKLGLGDSLAAYEQGVSRLNGCYQLLRHAERRIELVQSLDAEGRAKTVPLDDADDEDLSEKSASRSRRRTARPAGSDAARVDDEASLF from the coding sequence GTGGCCAAGAAGAAACCAGAAGCCGAAGCCGAACAACTCACCTTCGAGCAATCGCTCGCCGAGCTTGAGCAAATCGTCGCCAAGCTCGAGGGGGGCAAGCTCGGCCTCGGCGATTCCCTGGCCGCCTACGAGCAAGGGGTCAGCCGGCTCAACGGCTGTTACCAGCTCCTCCGCCATGCCGAGCGTCGGATCGAACTCGTCCAGTCGCTCGACGCCGAGGGCCGGGCCAAGACGGTCCCCCTCGACGACGCCGATGATGAGGATTTATCCGAGAAATCGGCCTCCCGCAGCCGCCGGCGGACCGCCCGGCCGGCCGGATCGGACGCCGCCCGCGTGGACGATGAGGCCAGTTTGTTCTAG
- a CDS encoding type II secretion system protein, translating into MNYRRTHPAARPAFTLVELLVVIAIIAILLGLLLPAVSNSREAARRTQCLSNLRQMALAAHMHADRHAGRYPIAYYTAQRDGVHYSYCWDLTTIKPPAAAAYVVPGILWEDAGPLEIQQCPSFDGAANWAIDPYTGYNYNTSYIGHGESENILEPATQKSIQAPTRTAIFGDGQYAAGANKFMRAPFDSEGDDTFNGRYAGTQGYRHLDTTCVAFCDGHAEVRAERFTETDDYQGAKQIATGTGFLSPDNSVYGEPE; encoded by the coding sequence ATGAACTACCGCCGAACTCACCCCGCCGCCCGCCCGGCATTCACCCTCGTCGAACTCCTCGTCGTCATCGCTATCATCGCGATCCTCCTCGGCCTGCTCCTCCCCGCGGTGAGCAACTCCCGCGAGGCCGCGCGGCGGACGCAGTGCCTGAGCAATCTCCGCCAAATGGCCCTCGCCGCCCACATGCACGCCGACCGCCACGCGGGGCGATATCCGATCGCCTACTACACGGCGCAGCGCGACGGCGTCCACTACTCCTACTGTTGGGACCTCACCACGATCAAGCCGCCCGCCGCCGCGGCGTATGTCGTCCCCGGCATTCTGTGGGAGGACGCCGGGCCGCTGGAGATTCAGCAGTGCCCGTCGTTCGACGGCGCCGCGAATTGGGCCATCGATCCCTACACCGGCTACAACTACAACACGAGCTACATCGGTCACGGCGAAAGCGAGAACATTCTCGAGCCCGCGACGCAAAAGTCGATTCAAGCCCCAACCCGCACCGCCATCTTCGGCGACGGCCAGTACGCCGCCGGCGCCAACAAATTCATGCGGGCGCCCTTCGACAGCGAAGGCGACGACACCTTCAACGGCCGCTACGCCGGCACGCAAGGCTACCGGCATCTCGACACGACCTGCGTCGCCTTCTGCGACGGCCACGCCGAAGTCCGCGCTGAACGTTTTACAGAAACAGACGACTACCAAGGAGCCAAGCAAATCGCCACCGGCACCGGTTTCCTCTCGCCTGACAATTCAGTGTACGGCGAACCTGAGTAA
- a CDS encoding DUF3500 domain-containing protein gives MVHLAAKFACVVVLLLHAAPVLAQSRAEGMAAAANAFLAALTPEQRTEAVVAFDSPQRRDWHNIPKDDRKGVEFAVLSPEQRQLALALLHSGLSDDGYDKALKIMSLENNLREGEKNVQGAPLRDPERYFITIFGEPAGVGAWGWSFEGHHFSQNIAVQDGTIVGDTPSFWGANPATLITFVEGGPEVGTRTLAQEEQLAFDLLTSLDQSQRAEAIIADKPPADYRAAGQPEPPRSAPEGIPAKQLTDLQKETLRSLLAAFCNNQAPELAAARLAEIDASGFDRVHFAWQGADKPGVGHAYRIQGPTFLLELVNIQADPAGNPANHIHSVWRSLNHDFGVAE, from the coding sequence ATGGTTCACCTCGCCGCCAAGTTCGCCTGCGTCGTCGTTCTGCTACTCCACGCTGCCCCCGTACTCGCACAGTCTCGCGCTGAGGGAATGGCCGCCGCCGCCAACGCCTTTCTCGCCGCGCTCACGCCTGAGCAGCGCACCGAAGCCGTCGTCGCGTTCGATTCGCCCCAGCGCCGCGATTGGCACAACATTCCGAAGGATGATCGCAAGGGCGTCGAGTTTGCCGTCCTCTCGCCCGAACAGCGCCAACTCGCCCTCGCCCTGCTCCACTCCGGCCTCAGCGACGACGGCTACGACAAAGCGCTCAAGATCATGTCGCTCGAAAACAACCTCCGCGAAGGCGAGAAGAACGTGCAGGGCGCGCCGCTCCGCGATCCCGAGCGGTACTTCATCACCATCTTCGGCGAGCCAGCCGGCGTGGGCGCCTGGGGGTGGAGTTTCGAGGGTCACCACTTCTCGCAGAACATCGCAGTGCAAGATGGCACGATCGTCGGCGACACGCCGAGCTTCTGGGGCGCCAACCCCGCCACGCTGATCACGTTCGTCGAAGGAGGGCCCGAAGTCGGTACGCGAACGCTGGCCCAAGAAGAGCAACTCGCCTTCGATTTACTGACGAGCCTCGACCAATCGCAGCGTGCCGAGGCGATCATCGCCGACAAGCCGCCCGCCGACTACCGCGCCGCCGGCCAACCCGAACCGCCCCGCTCCGCCCCCGAGGGGATTCCCGCCAAGCAGCTCACCGATCTCCAAAAAGAAACGCTCCGCTCGCTGCTCGCCGCGTTTTGCAACAACCAGGCGCCCGAACTCGCTGCCGCCCGCCTCGCCGAGATCGACGCCTCGGGCTTCGACCGCGTCCACTTCGCCTGGCAAGGCGCCGACAAACCGGGCGTCGGCCACGCCTACCGCATCCAGGGCCCGACGTTCCTGCTCGAACTGGTGAACATCCAAGCCGACCCCGCCGGCAACCCCGCGAACCACATCCACTCGGTGTGGCGGAGCCTCAACCACGACTTCGGCGTGGCTGAGTGA
- the xseA gene encoding exodeoxyribonuclease VII large subunit, with protein MPPARQQPDPNEILSVTQLSARLKGVMEENFPSVWVAGEISNYSQPQSGHCYFTLKDDGAQLRAVMWRNTAARLKLALHDGIEVVCRGRLDLYPPRGSYQLVVDELQPKGMGALELALRQRRDKLAAEGLFDSARKRRLPTFPRRIGVVTSPTGAAIRDFLQVMHRRWRGVEVLVFPARVQGDGAAEEIVAGIRAANKVQPKIDVLVVTRGGGSLEDLWCFNEEAVVRAIAASKIPTISGIGHEIDVTLADLAADVRALTPSEAAERVVPSAADLNDAIRSLEHRLRTALTTRATHYRHRLDAIASRPSLSRPLEAIHLRGRRLDELALRLRAASQTLLRDRRGAVETMAAKLETLSPLGVLGRGYSLTFREGESKLITSAEKLKPGQRLVTRFQQGAVVSVVDHVEREND; from the coding sequence ATGCCCCCCGCCCGCCAACAGCCCGACCCCAACGAAATCCTTTCCGTCACGCAGCTCTCCGCGCGGCTGAAGGGGGTGATGGAGGAAAACTTCCCCTCGGTGTGGGTCGCCGGCGAAATCTCCAACTACTCGCAACCGCAGTCGGGCCACTGCTACTTCACGCTCAAGGACGACGGCGCCCAACTCCGCGCCGTCATGTGGCGGAACACCGCGGCCCGTTTAAAACTCGCCCTGCACGACGGCATCGAAGTCGTCTGCCGCGGCCGGCTCGATCTCTACCCGCCGCGCGGCAGCTACCAGCTCGTCGTCGACGAACTTCAACCGAAAGGGATGGGCGCCCTCGAACTCGCCCTCCGCCAGCGCCGCGACAAACTCGCCGCCGAAGGGCTGTTCGACTCGGCCCGCAAGCGGCGCCTGCCGACGTTCCCCCGCCGCATCGGCGTCGTTACCAGCCCCACTGGCGCCGCGATCCGCGACTTCCTGCAGGTGATGCACCGTCGGTGGCGCGGCGTCGAGGTCCTCGTCTTCCCGGCCCGCGTGCAGGGCGACGGCGCCGCAGAGGAAATCGTCGCCGGCATCCGCGCCGCGAATAAGGTGCAGCCGAAGATCGACGTGCTCGTCGTCACCCGCGGCGGCGGCAGTCTCGAAGACCTCTGGTGCTTTAACGAAGAAGCCGTCGTCCGTGCGATCGCCGCGTCGAAGATCCCCACGATCTCCGGCATCGGCCACGAGATCGACGTCACGCTCGCCGACCTCGCTGCCGACGTGCGAGCCCTCACCCCCAGCGAAGCGGCCGAGCGCGTCGTCCCCTCCGCCGCCGACTTGAACGATGCGATCCGCAGTCTCGAACACCGCCTCCGCACCGCACTCACCACCCGCGCGACGCACTACCGGCATCGCCTCGACGCGATCGCCAGCCGCCCGTCGCTCAGCCGGCCGCTCGAAGCAATCCACCTCCGCGGCCGCCGGCTCGACGAACTCGCGCTCCGCCTGCGGGCCGCCTCGCAAACGCTCCTCCGCGATCGCCGCGGCGCCGTCGAAACGATGGCCGCGAAACTCGAAACGCTCAGCCCGCTCGGCGTCCTCGGCCGCGGCTACAGCCTCACCTTCCGCGAAGGCGAGTCGAAGCTGATCACCTCCGCCGAAAAGCTGAAACCAGGCCAACGCCTCGTCACTCGCTTCCAGCAAGGCGCCGTCGTTAGCGTGGTCGACCATGTTGAGCGTGAGAACGACTAA
- a CDS encoding polyprenyl synthetase family protein: protein MAAAPTSDSPPLDAQRSEQIETALRRWAQFDANCPAQLGEAIRYSLLAPGKRLRPHLVLLAAEACGGAAAVEQALPAAVAVEMIHAYSLVHDDLPAMDDDDLRRGRPTCHKQFDEATAILVGDALLTRAFEVLATGIQPGERAARCCALLAKAAGPEALVGGQADDLAAEFRHIGLERLQSIHRRKTGALFRASLELGAVAADGSAEQRQALVLFGEKLGHAFQIVDDLLDVSGNEANVGKRIGKDRHRGKVTYPSLLGVEPSRRRAAELIEEACQAIDSFGAAAQPLRELAEFVGRRSR from the coding sequence ATGGCCGCCGCTCCCACCTCAGATTCTCCCCCGCTCGACGCCCAGCGTAGCGAGCAGATCGAAACCGCGCTCCGCCGTTGGGCGCAGTTCGACGCCAATTGCCCTGCCCAACTCGGCGAGGCGATCCGTTACAGTCTGCTCGCCCCGGGCAAGCGGCTGCGGCCGCACCTGGTGCTGCTCGCCGCCGAAGCCTGCGGTGGCGCGGCCGCCGTCGAACAGGCCCTTCCCGCCGCCGTCGCGGTCGAAATGATCCACGCCTATTCGCTGGTTCACGACGACCTGCCGGCGATGGACGACGACGACCTCCGCCGCGGCCGCCCCACCTGCCACAAGCAATTCGACGAGGCGACCGCCATCCTGGTCGGCGATGCCCTCCTTACCCGGGCGTTCGAGGTGCTGGCCACCGGTATCCAGCCCGGCGAACGGGCCGCCCGCTGCTGTGCCCTGCTCGCCAAAGCCGCCGGGCCCGAGGCCCTCGTCGGCGGCCAGGCCGACGATTTGGCGGCCGAATTTCGTCACATCGGCCTCGAACGACTACAATCAATTCATCGGCGGAAGACCGGCGCCTTGTTCCGCGCCTCGCTGGAACTCGGCGCCGTCGCCGCCGACGGTTCCGCAGAGCAGCGGCAAGCTTTGGTCCTCTTCGGCGAAAAACTGGGACACGCGTTCCAAATCGTCGACGACCTGCTCGACGTCAGCGGCAACGAAGCGAACGTCGGCAAGCGGATCGGCAAAGATCGGCATCGTGGCAAGGTGACGTACCCCTCCCTGCTCGGCGTCGAACCAAGCCGCCGCCGTGCCGCGGAACTCATCGAAGAAGCGTGTCAGGCAATCGATTCATTCGGAGCGGCGGCGCAGCCGCTTCGCGAACTGGCGGAATTCGTGGGGCGTAGGAGCCGTTGA
- the dxs gene encoding 1-deoxy-D-xylulose-5-phosphate synthase — translation MTTLLETIRDPADLRGMTLPQLEQLAGEIREVLCGLIACRSAHFASNLGVVELAISLHQAFDFKRDRLIWDTGHQIYPHKLLTGRYEQFQSMRTKGGLMGYPNPAESEYDLFMTGHAGASVSTALGLASGDAFLRPEENRHTVAVIGDGAFPSGVVFEALNNGRRQSKKLLVILNDNRMSICPPVGSVSDYLDRLRMNPAYAGLKGEIAKMLNRVPLLGDPAERFLVQLKEAAKAGLSGGMMFEDMGFRYIGPIDGHNIGLLRKYFKMVQRIDGPVLLHVVTEKGHGFHPAAADPVTYHAPPQFERQQDKYVIAKKGPAAPAYTNVASQAIFDQMRANPKVTVLTAAMCQGNKLEKVREEFPDRFFDTGICEAHTVAFAAGQAKVGMRPIVDIYSTFLQRAYDHIFQEVALQNLPVTFMLDRGGLAGPDGPTHHGVFDFGYMRVFPNMVLMAPGDAADLPAMLDFALKFDGPCSLRYPKASAVTIEREQAPIELGRSETIRTGADGCIVVCGALVRRALEASDRLRAEGLDVGVINARFLKPLDTEAIVGAIRDLPWVVTMEEATLMGGFGSAVLEAAADAGVDASRVRRLGIPDHYVEHGERDELLADLSMDVPGIVATCQRLAAGIPMR, via the coding sequence ATGACAACGCTGCTGGAAACGATTCGCGACCCGGCCGATCTCCGCGGAATGACCCTTCCGCAACTTGAGCAACTCGCCGGCGAAATCCGCGAGGTCCTCTGCGGGCTGATCGCCTGCCGCAGCGCGCACTTCGCCTCAAACCTTGGCGTCGTGGAACTTGCCATCAGTCTCCACCAGGCGTTCGACTTTAAACGCGACCGCCTGATTTGGGATACCGGCCACCAGATTTACCCCCACAAGCTCCTCACCGGCCGCTACGAACAGTTCCAGTCGATGCGCACCAAGGGGGGCCTCATGGGCTACCCCAACCCGGCCGAGAGCGAGTACGACCTGTTCATGACGGGCCACGCTGGGGCGAGCGTCTCGACCGCGCTCGGCCTCGCCAGCGGCGACGCCTTCCTCCGCCCGGAAGAGAACCGACACACGGTCGCGGTGATCGGCGACGGCGCCTTCCCCTCCGGCGTCGTGTTCGAAGCCCTCAACAACGGCCGCCGGCAAAGCAAGAAGCTGCTGGTGATTCTCAACGACAACCGGATGTCGATCTGCCCGCCGGTCGGCAGTGTCTCCGACTATCTCGATCGCCTCCGCATGAATCCTGCCTATGCGGGGCTCAAGGGCGAGATCGCCAAGATGCTCAACCGTGTGCCGCTCCTCGGCGATCCGGCCGAGCGGTTCCTGGTGCAGCTGAAGGAAGCCGCGAAGGCGGGCCTCAGCGGCGGGATGATGTTCGAAGACATGGGCTTCCGCTACATCGGCCCCATCGACGGCCACAACATCGGCCTGCTCCGCAAATACTTCAAGATGGTGCAGCGGATCGACGGGCCGGTGCTGCTCCACGTCGTCACCGAGAAGGGCCACGGCTTCCACCCGGCCGCCGCGGATCCTGTCACCTACCACGCGCCGCCGCAGTTTGAACGGCAGCAAGACAAATACGTCATCGCGAAGAAGGGCCCCGCGGCGCCCGCGTACACGAACGTCGCCTCGCAGGCGATCTTCGACCAAATGCGCGCGAACCCGAAGGTCACGGTCCTTACCGCCGCGATGTGCCAAGGGAATAAGCTCGAAAAGGTCCGCGAGGAATTCCCCGACCGCTTTTTCGACACCGGTATTTGCGAAGCCCACACCGTCGCGTTCGCCGCCGGCCAAGCAAAGGTCGGCATGCGGCCGATCGTCGACATCTACAGCACGTTCCTGCAGCGGGCCTACGATCACATCTTCCAGGAAGTCGCCCTGCAGAACCTGCCGGTCACGTTCATGCTCGATCGCGGCGGCCTCGCCGGCCCCGACGGCCCGACCCATCACGGCGTCTTCGACTTCGGCTACATGCGGGTCTTCCCGAACATGGTCCTCATGGCCCCCGGCGACGCGGCCGACCTGCCGGCGATGCTCGACTTCGCGCTGAAGTTCGACGGCCCCTGCAGCCTCCGCTACCCGAAGGCCAGCGCCGTCACGATCGAACGCGAACAGGCGCCGATCGAACTCGGCCGCAGCGAAACGATCCGCACCGGCGCCGACGGCTGCATCGTCGTTTGCGGCGCCCTGGTCCGCCGCGCCCTCGAAGCGAGCGATCGCCTCCGCGCGGAAGGCCTCGATGTCGGCGTCATCAACGCCCGCTTCCTCAAGCCGCTTGATACCGAAGCGATCGTCGGCGCCATCCGCGACCTGCCGTGGGTCGTCACGATGGAAGAAGCGACGCTCATGGGCGGTTTCGGCAGCGCGGTCCTCGAAGCCGCCGCCGACGCCGGCGTCGACGCCAGCCGCGTCCGCCGCCTCGGCATCCCCGACCACTACGTCGAACACGGCGAACGCGACGAACTGCTGGCCGACCTCAGCATGGACGTCCCCGGCATCGTCGCCACCTGCCAACGCCTGGCCGCGGGCATCCCCATGCGTTAG
- a CDS encoding metallophosphoesterase family protein, with protein sequence MSRPIVKPAPRTIAVGDVHGCNTALKTLLDGLQLTPHDTVIFLGDVVDRGPDSRDCIDQIIALGQRCRVECIQGNHEQMMLDAIDGTMPIQEWLVHGGAETLDSYGKNFGVGGIKPDHVEFLRTWGDVVERPTHFFAHGNYLASRPLTRQPWRDLRWQSLKWHTPEAHLSGKTAVVGHTANKQAEILNLGHLVCIDTYCHGGGWLTGFDVTTGRIWQAKETGEFQAADLPPIKSLAALRF encoded by the coding sequence GTGTCCCGCCCCATCGTGAAGCCCGCTCCCCGCACTATCGCCGTCGGCGACGTTCATGGCTGCAACACAGCCTTGAAGACGCTGCTCGACGGCCTGCAACTCACCCCGCACGACACGGTGATCTTCCTCGGCGACGTCGTCGACCGCGGCCCCGATAGCCGCGATTGCATCGACCAGATCATCGCGCTCGGTCAGCGCTGTCGAGTCGAGTGCATCCAGGGGAACCACGAGCAAATGATGCTCGACGCAATCGACGGCACGATGCCGATCCAAGAGTGGCTCGTCCACGGCGGCGCTGAAACACTCGACTCGTACGGCAAGAACTTCGGCGTCGGCGGCATCAAGCCCGACCACGTCGAGTTCCTCCGCACCTGGGGCGACGTCGTCGAACGCCCCACCCACTTCTTCGCCCATGGCAACTACCTGGCGAGCCGCCCGCTCACGCGCCAGCCGTGGCGCGACCTCCGCTGGCAATCGCTGAAGTGGCACACGCCCGAAGCCCACCTCTCGGGCAAGACTGCCGTCGTCGGCCACACGGCGAACAAGCAGGCCGAGATTCTCAACCTCGGCCATCTCGTCTGCATCGACACCTACTGCCACGGCGGCGGCTGGCTGACCGGCTTCGACGTCACCACCGGCCGCATTTGGCAAGCCAAAGAAACCGGCGAGTTCCAAGCCGCCGACCTGCCGCCGATCAAGTCGCTCGCCGCGCTGCGCTTCTAG